The proteins below are encoded in one region of Sulfolobus sp. A20:
- a CDS encoding DNA topoisomerase VI subunit B, translating into MSASKEKFTSLSPAEFFKRNPELAGFPNTARALYQTVRELVENALDATDVHGILPNIKISIDLIDANTQIYKVNVADNGIGIPPHEVPNAFGKVLYSSKYVNRQTRGMYGLGVKAAVLYSQMHQDRPIEIETSPINSKRIYVFKLKIDINKNEPIIVERGSVINDKDFHGTSVAIYIPGDWTKAKSRVYEYIRRTYLITPYAEFIFKDPEGNVNYFPRLTNKIPKPPQEVKPHPYGVDREEIKIIANNLKKDYTIKEFLINEFQSVGEITADKILELAGLRGNKKVKSLTEEEITRLVEAFKKFEDLRPPSADSLSVIGSDLIELGLKKIYNPEFAVAVTRRPKSYQGHPFVVEVGIAYGGNIQASEEPIVLRYANKIPLIYDEKSDVIWKVVEEMDWKRYGIEGEQYQMVVMVHLCSTKIPYKSAGKESIAEVEDIEKEIRNALMEAARKMKQFLTEKRKEEEEKKKLLTYLKYIPEVSRSFSIFMSDGNREAALKIQNELENELFKLISRKLNLINIEEYRKLYRVDSE; encoded by the coding sequence ATGTCGGCTAGTAAGGAAAAATTTACCAGCTTATCACCGGCAGAATTCTTTAAGAGGAATCCGGAATTAGCAGGATTCCCTAATACGGCTAGAGCTCTCTATCAGACTGTTAGAGAGCTAGTTGAAAATGCTTTGGATGCGACTGATGTTCATGGAATTTTGCCTAATATTAAGATAAGTATAGATTTAATTGATGCCAACACGCAAATATACAAAGTTAATGTAGCAGATAATGGTATAGGAATACCACCTCATGAGGTTCCTAACGCGTTTGGAAAAGTTCTCTACAGTTCTAAGTATGTCAATAGGCAAACCAGAGGTATGTATGGGCTAGGTGTAAAAGCTGCGGTTCTGTATAGTCAAATGCATCAAGATAGGCCAATAGAGATAGAGACTTCGCCAATTAACTCAAAAAGAATTTATGTTTTTAAACTGAAAATTGATATAAACAAAAATGAACCAATAATAGTAGAAAGAGGATCTGTAATTAATGATAAGGATTTTCATGGCACTTCAGTAGCAATATACATACCAGGGGATTGGACGAAGGCTAAGTCTAGGGTATATGAGTATATAAGGAGAACCTATTTAATAACACCTTATGCTGAGTTTATATTTAAGGATCCAGAAGGTAACGTGAATTATTTCCCTAGGCTAACTAATAAAATACCAAAACCTCCACAAGAAGTTAAACCCCATCCATACGGTGTTGATAGGGAAGAGATTAAAATAATTGCCAATAACCTAAAAAAGGACTATACAATTAAAGAATTTCTCATAAATGAATTCCAGAGTGTAGGTGAGATAACTGCTGATAAAATATTAGAGTTAGCAGGGCTAAGAGGTAATAAGAAGGTCAAGTCATTAACTGAAGAAGAGATAACTAGGTTAGTAGAGGCTTTCAAGAAATTTGAAGATCTTAGACCGCCTAGTGCTGATTCCTTGTCTGTAATAGGGAGTGATTTAATTGAGTTAGGCCTTAAGAAAATCTATAACCCCGAATTCGCAGTTGCTGTTACTAGGAGACCTAAGTCTTATCAAGGTCATCCTTTCGTTGTAGAGGTAGGGATAGCATATGGCGGAAATATTCAAGCTAGCGAAGAGCCTATCGTATTAAGATATGCTAATAAAATCCCATTGATATATGATGAGAAGTCTGATGTTATATGGAAGGTAGTAGAGGAAATGGATTGGAAAAGATACGGAATTGAGGGAGAGCAATATCAAATGGTCGTCATGGTTCATTTATGCAGCACTAAGATACCTTATAAGAGTGCTGGAAAGGAGAGTATAGCAGAAGTAGAAGATATAGAGAAAGAAATAAGGAACGCTTTGATGGAAGCAGCAAGAAAAATGAAGCAATTCTTAACTGAGAAAAGAAAGGAAGAGGAAGAGAAAAAGAAATTATTAACTTATCTTAAATATATTCCTGAAGTGAGTAGATCTTTCTCCATATTTATGTCAGATGGTAATAGGGAGGCAGCTTTAAAAATTCAAAATGAGTTGGAGAATGAGCTGTTTAAGCTTATCTCAAGGAAGCTAAATTTAATTAACATTGAAGAATATAGAAAATTGTATAGGGTAGATAGTGAATGA